One window of Desulfobaculum bizertense DSM 18034 genomic DNA carries:
- a CDS encoding phosphatase PAP2 family protein, which yields MSFATPVWDQTIFEFFHYTRNQAFDFLAPLFSSPVFLWGVVLVGLFFGLRGWPRRHQVLVVLSLLALLGMADGGTNIVKNQVGRVRPLNALASVYFHEDGKWQQRPADFVQTKEKGSSFPSAHAANSMGVAVLLAFFFPACRKSIWLFPMLVGWSRFYLAKHYPIDVCSGWIFGAVMAAIICAVLLSLCSRSIKEIRWRQNGRLQ from the coding sequence ATGTCATTTGCCACCCCGGTTTGGGACCAGACGATTTTTGAATTTTTCCACTACACACGAAATCAGGCCTTCGACTTCCTTGCTCCACTCTTTTCTTCTCCGGTTTTTTTGTGGGGTGTGGTCCTCGTGGGGCTGTTCTTTGGACTGAGAGGCTGGCCCCGCCGCCATCAGGTCCTTGTTGTGCTGTCCCTCCTTGCCCTGCTTGGAATGGCAGATGGTGGAACAAATATCGTTAAGAACCAGGTCGGGCGTGTGCGTCCCCTGAATGCGCTGGCGAGCGTGTATTTCCATGAAGATGGGAAATGGCAGCAACGCCCCGCGGATTTTGTGCAGACCAAGGAAAAAGGATCGTCCTTTCCTTCGGCCCATGCCGCAAATTCAATGGGCGTTGCCGTGCTTCTGGCGTTCTTTTTCCCTGCCTGCCGCAAGAGTATCTGGCTCTTTCCGATGCTGGTTGGCTGGTCACGCTTTTATCTTGCCAAGCATTATCCCATTGATGTGTGCTCAGGCTGGATTTTTGGCGCAGTCATGGCCGCAATCATCTGCGCCGTCCTTTTATCGCTGTGCTCGCGGTCAATAAAAGAAATACGCTGGCGCCAGAACGGACGTCTTCAGTAG
- a CDS encoding TVP38/TMEM64 family protein, protein MDPKQVKTYLKGIVMLAVLAGIGVLFQAFDLGNALDESWIDSHIRNHGLYGITLFVGAGALFTAVGLPRQIISFLSGYAYGFVAGTALGTLATTIGCALAFFYSRFFGRSFVNRRFGKRIQKVDSFLTNNTISTALVIRFMPVGSNILTNLLAGVTGVKSGPFLLGSAIGFIPQTLIFALLGSGFNVDPVWRTSLSIALFIISTWLGFKLYRARKNSLPLEDSED, encoded by the coding sequence GTGGACCCAAAACAGGTCAAAACGTATCTCAAGGGCATTGTCATGCTTGCCGTTCTCGCCGGGATTGGCGTGCTGTTTCAGGCCTTTGATCTGGGCAATGCCCTGGATGAAAGCTGGATAGACAGTCACATCCGCAACCACGGTCTCTATGGCATTACCCTTTTTGTGGGAGCCGGAGCACTGTTTACGGCTGTCGGACTTCCCCGACAGATCATTAGTTTCCTTTCTGGCTATGCCTATGGATTTGTTGCTGGTACAGCCCTCGGTACGCTGGCCACAACCATTGGCTGCGCCCTCGCCTTTTTCTACTCCCGTTTTTTTGGGCGCAGTTTTGTGAATCGCCGCTTTGGGAAACGCATTCAAAAAGTCGACAGCTTTCTTACAAACAACACTATCAGCACCGCGCTGGTCATCCGCTTCATGCCCGTTGGCAGCAACATTCTGACCAACCTGCTGGCAGGCGTAACTGGCGTCAAAAGCGGTCCCTTTCTCCTTGGTTCTGCCATTGGCTTTATTCCACAGACACTCATTTTTGCCCTGCTTGGCAGTGGCTTCAATGTTGACCCTGTCTGGCGCACAAGCCTCAGCATCGCCCTGTTTATCATTTCGACGTGGCTTGGCTTCAAGCTCTACCGCGCCAGAAAAAACAGCCTGCCTCTCGAAGATTCAGAAGACTAG
- a CDS encoding glycosyltransferase family 2 protein — protein sequence MNNIKTATLVIPVFNEEENLPILFKEISKAMDRTIVEWTVLFVDDASTDTSLEVIKNLAEQDEHVRYLAFAQNCGQSAAFGAGFAAAKSDVIITMDADLQNDPADIPAMIQNMQTNDADMVIGWRVNRKDTAVKRVSSRIANKVRNAMTKEVGVHDTGCSLKIMRTDMAQKLPMFTGMHRFLPTLMKMHGAKVEEQPVNHRHRQHGVSKYGTWDRLKASSYDLIAVRWMQQRFVQYQIKEKN from the coding sequence ATGAACAACATAAAAACAGCGACACTGGTTATCCCCGTTTTTAACGAGGAAGAGAACCTCCCCATATTGTTTAAGGAAATCAGCAAAGCAATGGACCGCACCATCGTTGAGTGGACGGTACTTTTTGTTGATGACGCCAGCACAGATACCTCTCTGGAGGTCATTAAAAATCTTGCTGAGCAGGACGAGCATGTCCGATATCTGGCTTTTGCACAGAACTGCGGTCAGTCTGCTGCCTTTGGCGCTGGCTTTGCAGCTGCTAAGAGCGATGTCATTATTACTATGGACGCCGATCTCCAGAACGATCCCGCAGACATTCCTGCCATGATCCAGAACATGCAGACCAATGATGCCGATATGGTCATTGGCTGGCGTGTGAATCGTAAGGACACCGCCGTCAAGCGCGTTAGCTCCCGCATTGCCAACAAAGTCCGTAACGCCATGACCAAAGAAGTTGGCGTACACGACACAGGCTGCTCGCTCAAAATCATGCGCACAGACATGGCTCAGAAGCTGCCCATGTTTACAGGCATGCACCGCTTCCTGCCAACGCTTATGAAAATGCACGGCGCCAAGGTCGAAGAACAGCCCGTCAATCACCGCCACCGCCAGCATGGTGTGAGCAAATACGGCACATGGGACCGCCTCAAGGCATCCTCCTATGACCTGATTGCAGTGCGCTGGATGCAGCAGCGTTTCGTCCAGTATCAGATAAAAGAAAAGAACTAG